In Curtobacterium sp. TC1, the following proteins share a genomic window:
- a CDS encoding sugar-binding transcriptional regulator, producing the protein MSDAAQPMRTQQALRAAHLYYLQDLTMDAIADELATSRSSVSRLLKYARDTGLVDIQIRSPLDQAAALSRSIRSRFGVHAHVVPVPDHTSDVDRLERVALSAARILTQYVESNMVIGISWGSTVSAVSRYLVPKTTHGSTIVQINGAANTRTTGIVYASEILRRFGEAYGAFVQQFPVPAFFDDPATKEALFRERSIRRVLDLHERMDLVVFGVGAPQAPVPSHVYSGGYLDPADRDELTKAQVVGDVSTVFYRADGSWRDIGVNARAGGPDLDTIKRAPRRVCVVAGRSKAASLRGALASGLVTDLILDESVGQAILQP; encoded by the coding sequence ATGAGCGATGCGGCTCAGCCCATGCGCACGCAGCAGGCGCTGCGCGCTGCACACCTGTACTACCTGCAGGACCTGACGATGGACGCCATCGCCGACGAGCTCGCGACCTCGCGCTCCTCGGTGTCGCGCCTGCTGAAGTACGCCAGGGACACCGGACTCGTCGACATCCAGATCCGCTCGCCCCTGGACCAGGCCGCTGCCCTGAGCCGCAGCATCCGCTCGCGGTTCGGCGTGCACGCGCACGTGGTCCCGGTGCCGGACCACACCAGCGACGTCGACCGTCTGGAGCGGGTCGCCCTCTCTGCCGCCCGGATCCTGACGCAGTACGTCGAGTCGAACATGGTCATCGGGATCTCGTGGGGCTCGACGGTGAGCGCCGTCAGCCGGTACCTGGTGCCGAAGACAACGCACGGGTCGACCATCGTGCAGATCAACGGCGCCGCGAACACCCGGACCACGGGCATCGTCTACGCCTCGGAGATCCTGCGGCGGTTCGGCGAGGCGTACGGCGCGTTCGTCCAGCAGTTCCCGGTGCCGGCGTTCTTCGACGACCCCGCCACGAAGGAGGCGCTGTTCCGCGAGCGCTCGATCCGCCGTGTGCTCGACCTGCACGAGCGGATGGACCTGGTCGTGTTCGGTGTCGGCGCCCCGCAGGCCCCGGTGCCGTCGCACGTGTACTCCGGCGGCTACCTCGACCCCGCGGACCGCGACGAGCTCACGAAGGCCCAGGTCGTCGGCGACGTCTCGACCGTGTTCTACCGGGCCGACGGGTCGTGGCGGGACATCGGGGTGAACGCGCGCGCGGGCGGCCCGGACCTCGACACCATCAAGCGCGCTCCGCGTCGGGTGTGCGTCGTCGCGGGCCGGTCGAAGGCGGCGTCGTTGCGGGGCGCACTGGCCTCCGGGCTGGTCACGGACCTGATCCTGGACGAGAGCGTCGGGCAGGCGATCCTGCAACCCTGA
- a CDS encoding glycerol-3-phosphate dehydrogenase/oxidase, with translation MSKKTQPRNTVTALTERPNAQVLVVGGGINGIATFRDLALQGVDVALVERGDYASGASAASSHMIHGGIRYLENGEFRLVRESVQERNGLIRIAPHYVKPLQTTMPIFSTFSGIMNAPLRMLTHKQRSTKERGAMLIKIGMTIYDSFSRDGGSVPKHVFRTKKAALEDMPALNKDLKYTGTYYDASVHEPERLALDVLKDGIAAGTGTGSAATARATNYVEAAGTRDGGVLLRDRETGEEFVFTADVVINASGPWTDLTNEAFGGETKFMGGTKGSHIVVQNDELLEATKGRELFFENDDGRIVLIYPLKGRVLIGTTDIDADPSKPVTTTDEEIDYFFGLVKHVFPQIDVTRDHIVYSYSGIRPLPRHEDTAPGFVSRDYRIVDTQIAGLPKSTVLSLVGGKWTTFRALAAHLSTEATTKLGMTRTVDTTGMPIGGGKEFPTTDAQRALWITSHRDGLDESLVEGLLERYGTRAAEVVDVLTDGPVEALESDPSLTRAEVAYFAEHEQAVHLVDVVLRRTNLAFVGGVTIDLLDELADVLAGALDWTPEERADEVQRTLDVLREAHRVIVPLTSASQLA, from the coding sequence ATGTCGAAGAAGACACAGCCCCGGAACACGGTGACCGCCCTCACCGAGCGCCCGAACGCGCAGGTCCTCGTCGTCGGCGGCGGCATCAACGGCATCGCCACGTTCCGCGACCTCGCGCTGCAGGGCGTCGACGTCGCCCTCGTCGAGCGCGGTGACTACGCCTCCGGTGCGTCCGCGGCGTCGAGCCACATGATCCACGGCGGCATCCGCTACCTGGAGAACGGCGAGTTCCGCCTGGTGCGCGAGAGCGTGCAGGAGCGCAACGGCCTGATCCGCATCGCCCCGCACTACGTCAAGCCGCTGCAGACGACGATGCCGATCTTCTCGACGTTCTCGGGGATCATGAACGCCCCGCTGCGCATGCTGACGCACAAGCAGCGCTCCACCAAGGAGCGCGGCGCGATGCTCATCAAGATCGGCATGACGATCTACGACTCCTTCTCGCGCGACGGCGGCTCCGTCCCGAAGCACGTCTTCCGCACCAAGAAGGCCGCGCTCGAGGACATGCCCGCCCTCAACAAGGACCTGAAGTACACGGGCACCTACTACGACGCGAGCGTGCACGAGCCCGAGCGCCTGGCCCTCGACGTCCTGAAGGACGGCATCGCCGCGGGCACCGGGACCGGCTCCGCCGCGACCGCCCGCGCGACGAACTACGTCGAGGCCGCCGGCACCCGCGACGGCGGCGTGCTGCTGCGCGACCGCGAGACCGGCGAGGAGTTCGTGTTCACCGCCGACGTCGTCATCAACGCCTCCGGCCCCTGGACCGACCTGACGAACGAGGCGTTCGGCGGCGAGACGAAGTTCATGGGCGGCACGAAGGGCTCGCACATCGTCGTCCAGAACGACGAACTGCTCGAGGCCACCAAGGGCCGCGAGCTGTTCTTCGAGAACGACGACGGACGCATCGTCCTCATCTACCCGCTCAAGGGCCGGGTCCTCATCGGCACGACCGACATCGACGCCGACCCGTCGAAGCCGGTCACGACGACCGACGAGGAGATCGACTACTTCTTCGGGCTCGTGAAGCACGTGTTCCCGCAGATCGACGTCACCCGCGACCACATCGTCTACAGCTACTCCGGCATCCGCCCGCTCCCCCGCCACGAGGACACCGCCCCCGGCTTCGTGTCGCGTGACTACCGGATCGTGGACACGCAGATCGCCGGACTGCCGAAGTCGACCGTGCTGTCGCTCGTCGGTGGCAAGTGGACGACGTTCCGCGCCCTCGCCGCACACCTGTCGACCGAGGCCACCACGAAGCTCGGCATGACCCGCACGGTCGACACCACCGGCATGCCGATCGGCGGTGGCAAGGAGTTCCCGACCACCGACGCGCAGCGCGCCCTGTGGATCACCTCGCACCGTGACGGCCTGGACGAGTCCCTGGTCGAGGGCCTGCTCGAGCGGTACGGCACCCGTGCCGCCGAGGTCGTGGACGTGCTGACCGACGGCCCCGTCGAGGCGCTCGAGTCCGACCCGTCGCTCACCCGCGCCGAGGTCGCGTACTTCGCCGAGCACGAGCAGGCCGTCCACCTGGTCGACGTCGTCCTGCGCCGCACGAACCTGGCGTTCGTCGGCGGCGTCACGATCGACCTGCTCGACGAGCTGGCCGACGTGCTCGCCGGGGCGCTCGACTGGACGCCCGAGGAGCGCGCGGACGAGGTCCAGCGCACGCTCGACGTGCTGCGCGAGGCGCACCGCGTGATCGTGCCGCTGACGTCGGCCTCGCAGCTCGCGTAG
- a CDS encoding histidine phosphatase family protein, protein MRLLLIRHGQTPANVNGVLDAVVPGPGLTELGQQQADALPAALADRGIERLFASTMVRTQITAAPLAASLGLEPVVLPGLREIEAGDTQGKRDTVSVQTYISTVHGWSGGDRTTRMPGAESGIEFFERYDDAVRQIEATGVGVAAAVSHGAAIRTWASAAADNTPDHFGTKRHLENTGIVELEGSFADGWHLVDWEGEPVGGDQLIDRTALDPTGERY, encoded by the coding sequence ATGCGACTGCTGCTCATCCGCCACGGCCAGACCCCCGCGAACGTGAACGGCGTGCTCGACGCCGTAGTGCCGGGGCCGGGCCTGACCGAGCTCGGCCAGCAGCAGGCGGACGCCCTGCCCGCGGCCCTGGCCGACCGGGGGATCGAGCGGCTCTTCGCCTCGACCATGGTCCGGACGCAGATCACCGCGGCACCCCTGGCGGCATCGCTCGGGCTCGAGCCCGTCGTGCTCCCCGGCCTGCGTGAGATCGAGGCCGGCGACACCCAGGGCAAGAGGGACACGGTGTCCGTGCAGACCTACATCTCCACCGTGCACGGTTGGTCCGGCGGAGACCGCACGACCCGGATGCCCGGCGCGGAGAGCGGGATCGAGTTCTTCGAGCGGTACGACGACGCCGTGCGGCAGATCGAGGCCACCGGCGTCGGCGTGGCGGCGGCGGTGAGTCACGGCGCGGCGATCCGCACCTGGGCGAGCGCGGCCGCCGACAACACCCCGGACCACTTCGGCACGAAGCGCCACCTGGAGAACACCGGCATCGTCGAGCTCGAGGGGTCCTTCGCCGACGGCTGGCACCTGGTCGACTGGGAGGGCGAACCGGTCGGCGGCGACCAGCTCATCGACCGCACCGCGCTCGACCCCACCGGCGAGCGCTACTGA
- the ykgO gene encoding type B 50S ribosomal protein L36, giving the protein MQVRNSLKALKKVPGSQVVRRRGRVYVINKQNPRWNTRQG; this is encoded by the coding sequence ATGCAGGTCCGCAACTCGCTCAAGGCACTGAAGAAGGTCCCCGGCTCGCAGGTCGTCCGGCGCCGGGGTCGCGTCTACGTCATCAACAAGCAGAACCCGCGGTGGAACACCCGGCAGGGCTGA
- a CDS encoding GTP-binding protein, which translates to MRVAAITLVTALHEVDADRVAARIATGHRMHVEGSAFAAARAVAERADHLDRVCGPDADHGLVVTLQPGSDARAVGMLLANAARSETGDDRVLRHVVGVLRADDVTHLLWSDVDDAFVAADRVASLIEYATVIALDRLAPLPLRRRRALVALLHRLAPQAVIVALPALRTARDLPASNGAAARVLASGAGWMRALSSGADAGRDARDDLVAMRYREPLPFHPGRLASVIAEDLSAGVNGRVLRSRGFFRLASRPDHVGSWSSFGAMLALDPTANPSWDADAPIGQALWFVGERLDVHAIERALDGALLTPPELLAGPELWRGWADPFPVWPAVDPASEHRHE; encoded by the coding sequence ATGCGTGTTGCTGCCATCACCCTCGTCACCGCCCTCCACGAGGTCGACGCCGACCGCGTCGCCGCCCGGATCGCCACGGGGCACCGGATGCACGTCGAGGGGAGCGCGTTCGCCGCGGCCCGCGCGGTCGCCGAGCGGGCCGACCACCTCGACCGCGTGTGCGGCCCCGACGCCGACCACGGCCTCGTCGTCACCCTGCAGCCCGGGTCCGACGCCCGCGCCGTGGGCATGCTGCTCGCGAACGCCGCACGCTCGGAGACCGGTGACGACCGGGTACTCCGACACGTCGTCGGGGTGCTGCGCGCCGACGACGTCACGCACCTGCTGTGGTCCGACGTCGACGACGCGTTCGTGGCCGCCGACCGGGTCGCGTCGCTCATCGAGTACGCGACCGTCATCGCGCTCGACCGCCTCGCGCCGCTGCCCCTCCGCCGCCGTCGCGCCCTGGTCGCGCTGCTGCACCGCCTCGCGCCGCAGGCCGTCATCGTGGCGCTGCCCGCACTGCGGACCGCGCGCGACCTGCCCGCCTCGAACGGCGCGGCCGCACGGGTCCTGGCCTCCGGCGCCGGGTGGATGCGGGCACTGTCGAGCGGCGCGGACGCCGGACGGGACGCCCGCGACGACCTGGTCGCGATGCGCTACCGGGAGCCGCTGCCGTTCCACCCCGGACGACTTGCGTCCGTCATCGCCGAGGACCTGTCCGCCGGGGTGAACGGCCGCGTGCTGCGGTCGCGCGGGTTCTTCCGCCTGGCGTCCCGGCCGGACCACGTCGGCTCGTGGTCGAGCTTCGGGGCCATGCTCGCGCTCGACCCCACCGCGAACCCGTCGTGGGACGCCGACGCCCCGATCGGGCAGGCGCTGTGGTTCGTCGGCGAGCGGCTCGACGTCCACGCGATCGAACGGGCCCTCGACGGCGCGCTCCTCACGCCGCCGGAGCTGCTCGCCGGGCCGGAGCTCTGGCGCGGGTGGGCCGACCCGTTCCCCGTGTGGCCGGCGGTGGACCCGGCATCCGAGCACCGGCACGAGTGA
- a CDS encoding MFS transporter, with amino-acid sequence MGSDPSSTHTRPRRRLRESDVTVVDKSMMRRAVSGMVVGNTMEWYDVGVYGYLAVTMGKVFLPTAEPAVQILFSLGVFAATYIARPLGGIVFGRLGDRIGRQKVLATTLITMAASTFLIGALPAYATIGVFAPVVLVVLKLAQGFSTGGEYAGATTFVTEYAPDRRRGFFASILDFGSYLGFALGATVVSVLQITLGEDAMVAYGWRFPFLAAGVIGVVAIWFRLRIEESPVFQATQAAQEAASETRASFDGERPANVLVMVRDHWRPIVIAIMLVAASNTVGYALTSYMPTYLTDSLGYSALDGTLLTIPVLLLLAVMLPLTGKLSDKLGRRVVMWIGAATTVVLVVPAFMLIGHGAQWSTLAGLGLLALMTALWVSNQAASLPALFPTSTRYGGMGFAYNIAIAVFGGTTPLIVQALLTVTGDELAPAYFLMAMSVVGAIGVFCMKESSRRPLPGSMPAVETEAEAKELVLTQDTNPHLDLGDLPFAAQDAAARAARDAEAVPAR; translated from the coding sequence ATGGGTTCCGACCCCAGCAGTACCCACACCCGGCCGCGCCGACGCCTGCGCGAGAGCGACGTCACCGTGGTCGACAAGAGCATGATGCGCCGCGCGGTCAGCGGCATGGTCGTCGGCAACACGATGGAGTGGTACGACGTCGGTGTCTACGGCTACCTGGCGGTCACGATGGGGAAGGTCTTCCTGCCGACCGCCGAGCCCGCCGTGCAGATCCTGTTCAGCCTCGGTGTCTTCGCGGCGACCTACATCGCCCGTCCGCTCGGCGGCATCGTCTTCGGTCGTCTCGGCGACCGGATCGGTCGGCAGAAGGTGCTCGCGACGACGCTCATCACGATGGCGGCGTCGACGTTCCTCATCGGCGCGCTGCCCGCCTACGCGACGATCGGCGTGTTCGCCCCCGTCGTGCTGGTCGTGCTGAAGCTGGCGCAGGGCTTCTCGACCGGTGGTGAGTACGCCGGTGCGACGACCTTCGTGACCGAGTACGCACCGGACCGGCGCCGCGGGTTCTTCGCGAGCATCCTGGACTTCGGCAGCTACCTGGGCTTCGCGCTCGGTGCGACCGTCGTCTCGGTGCTGCAGATCACCCTCGGCGAGGACGCGATGGTCGCCTACGGCTGGCGGTTCCCGTTCCTGGCGGCCGGCGTGATCGGCGTCGTGGCGATCTGGTTCCGCCTGCGCATCGAGGAGTCGCCGGTGTTCCAGGCGACCCAGGCGGCGCAGGAGGCCGCGTCCGAGACCCGTGCGTCCTTCGACGGCGAGCGTCCGGCGAACGTGCTCGTGATGGTGCGCGACCACTGGCGCCCGATCGTCATCGCGATCATGCTCGTCGCGGCCTCGAACACCGTCGGGTACGCCCTGACCTCGTACATGCCGACGTACCTGACCGACTCGCTCGGGTACTCCGCCCTCGACGGCACGCTGCTGACGATCCCGGTCCTCCTGCTGCTCGCGGTGATGCTGCCGCTGACGGGCAAGCTGTCCGACAAGCTCGGCCGACGCGTCGTGATGTGGATCGGTGCCGCCACCACCGTCGTGCTCGTCGTGCCGGCGTTCATGCTGATCGGCCACGGCGCGCAGTGGTCGACGCTCGCCGGGCTCGGGCTGCTCGCGCTGATGACGGCGCTGTGGGTGTCGAACCAGGCGGCCTCACTGCCGGCGCTGTTCCCCACCTCGACGCGGTACGGCGGCATGGGCTTCGCGTACAACATCGCCATCGCGGTGTTCGGCGGGACGACGCCCCTGATCGTGCAGGCGCTGCTGACCGTGACCGGCGACGAACTCGCCCCGGCGTACTTCCTGATGGCGATGAGCGTCGTCGGTGCGATCGGTGTCTTCTGCATGAAGGAGTCCTCGCGTCGCCCGCTGCCCGGCTCGATGCCCGCGGTCGAGACCGAGGCCGAGGCGAAGGAGCTGGTGCTCACGCAGGACACCAACCCGCACCTGGACCTGGGGGATCTGCCGTTCGCCGCGCAGGACGCCGCCGCCCGGGCCGCCCGCGACGCCGAGGCCGTGCCGGCGCGCTGA
- a CDS encoding DinB family protein, whose protein sequence is MAIAPETKSWTWVIEGTCPECGYDGTTVSIRDVPGIIDANTTAWPTELGRDDVRERPDDRTWSALEYGAHVRDVHRKMTERLALMLAEDAPTFPNWDQDATAVEEHYGEQDPAVVARELGEAAHRAARAFDEVRDDQLERTGLRSDGSAFTVATLATYYAHDPVHHLWDVRRTH, encoded by the coding sequence ATGGCGATCGCACCCGAGACGAAGAGCTGGACCTGGGTCATCGAGGGCACCTGCCCCGAGTGCGGCTACGACGGCACCACGGTGTCGATCCGCGACGTGCCGGGGATCATCGACGCGAACACGACCGCGTGGCCGACCGAACTCGGCCGGGACGACGTGCGCGAGCGTCCCGACGACCGCACTTGGTCGGCACTCGAGTACGGCGCCCACGTGCGCGACGTGCACCGGAAGATGACCGAGCGGCTCGCACTGATGCTCGCCGAGGACGCCCCGACGTTCCCGAACTGGGACCAGGACGCCACGGCGGTCGAGGAGCACTACGGCGAGCAGGACCCGGCCGTGGTCGCCCGCGAACTCGGCGAGGCAGCACACCGGGCAGCCCGGGCGTTCGACGAGGTCCGCGACGACCAGCTCGAGCGCACGGGCCTGCGGTCCGACGGCAGTGCCTTCACCGTCGCGACGCTCGCCACCTACTACGCGCACGACCCCGTCCACCACCTGTGGGACGTGCGGCGCACGCACTAG
- a CDS encoding sugar-binding transcriptional regulator, with amino-acid sequence MSAEIPAAEGARTRFPLDTVYQAARMYYLEDATQVEIASRLGVSRPTVSRLVAEARKAGLVRIEVVDPFQDETVALAERLQVVLGIRAVHLAAVTHTATLGADLAAPLAAAVEGMGLVPGDAVLMSSGRTVYDVAHAGMPSLPGVQLVPTVGGQADPMPWFQTNEITRTAAERSGAIPAFLFAQALPSPAMRSSLDEDPAFQHVVGLWGRAKGAILGIGAPTPTRDALARGVPVEDAAFDHAAGDVCLNFYAADGSPIEFPGSDRMVRTSREVLSGVPHAVGVAVGGAKVGSIVGAVRGGLVNELVSDAATARALLDALA; translated from the coding sequence ATGTCCGCCGAGATCCCCGCCGCCGAGGGTGCCCGGACCCGTTTCCCGCTCGACACCGTCTACCAGGCGGCGCGGATGTACTACCTCGAGGACGCCACCCAGGTCGAGATCGCCTCGCGCCTCGGGGTCTCACGGCCCACGGTCAGCCGGCTCGTCGCCGAGGCGCGCAAGGCCGGACTCGTCCGCATCGAGGTCGTCGACCCGTTCCAGGACGAGACCGTCGCGCTCGCCGAACGGCTGCAGGTGGTGCTCGGGATCCGAGCCGTGCACCTGGCCGCGGTCACCCACACCGCCACGCTCGGTGCCGACCTCGCAGCACCCCTCGCCGCTGCGGTCGAGGGCATGGGGCTCGTCCCCGGCGACGCCGTCCTGATGTCGTCGGGCCGCACCGTGTACGACGTCGCACACGCGGGCATGCCGAGCCTGCCCGGTGTGCAGCTCGTCCCGACGGTGGGCGGCCAGGCCGACCCGATGCCGTGGTTCCAGACGAACGAGATCACCCGGACCGCCGCCGAGCGCTCCGGGGCGATCCCCGCGTTCCTGTTCGCGCAGGCCCTGCCGTCGCCCGCGATGCGCTCCTCGCTCGACGAGGATCCAGCGTTCCAGCACGTCGTCGGGCTCTGGGGGCGGGCGAAGGGCGCGATCCTCGGCATCGGTGCGCCGACGCCGACACGTGACGCCCTGGCACGGGGCGTCCCCGTCGAGGACGCCGCGTTCGACCACGCCGCAGGCGACGTCTGCCTCAACTTCTACGCGGCCGACGGATCGCCCATCGAGTTCCCCGGCAGCGACCGGATGGTGCGGACATCGCGCGAGGTCCTGTCCGGTGTGCCGCACGCCGTCGGCGTCGCCGTCGGCGGCGCCAAGGTCGGCAGCATCGTCGGCGCGGTGCGCGGGGGACTCGTCAACGAGCTGGTGTCGGACGCCGCGACGGCGCGCGCCCTGCTCGACGCGCTCGCCTGA
- a CDS encoding GolD/DthD family dehydrogenase: MTTSTPTDFAAALRPGPDTIDFTNDFAGRTAVVTGGASGIGNAIARALAARGARVAIVDVRADGATAAAADLPGAAGAPGSADAPGAATGLHAGFGCDVTDETSVARTVAEVVARFGRIDVLVNSAGIAALAPADELSAETWSRTIDVNLTGTFRVAQAVGRHMLAAGYGRVVNIASQAAHVGIDGHAAYCASKAGVIGLTRVLALEWGGRGVTVNTVSPTVVLTDLGRAAWANENGIRHQDEIPTGRFATPDEIAAAVLFLAGESSAMVNGTDLRVDGGFTIR; the protein is encoded by the coding sequence ATGACCACCAGCACCCCGACCGACTTCGCCGCAGCCCTCCGACCGGGGCCGGACACGATCGACTTCACCAACGACTTCGCCGGACGGACGGCGGTGGTGACGGGCGGCGCCTCCGGCATCGGCAACGCCATCGCCCGGGCGCTCGCCGCACGGGGTGCGCGGGTCGCGATCGTCGACGTCCGTGCGGACGGCGCCACGGCGGCGGCAGCCGACCTGCCGGGTGCGGCCGGTGCACCGGGCTCGGCCGACGCGCCGGGCGCGGCCACGGGCCTCCATGCCGGGTTCGGCTGCGACGTGACGGACGAGACCTCCGTGGCGCGCACCGTCGCCGAGGTCGTCGCACGCTTCGGACGCATCGACGTCCTCGTCAACTCCGCCGGGATCGCCGCACTCGCTCCGGCGGACGAACTGTCCGCCGAGACCTGGTCGAGGACGATCGACGTCAACCTGACCGGGACGTTCCGCGTCGCCCAGGCCGTCGGTCGGCACATGCTCGCCGCCGGGTACGGCCGCGTCGTCAACATCGCCTCGCAGGCCGCGCACGTCGGCATCGACGGGCACGCCGCCTACTGCGCCTCGAAGGCCGGCGTCATCGGACTCACCCGCGTGCTCGCGCTCGAGTGGGGCGGCCGGGGCGTCACCGTGAACACCGTGTCGCCCACCGTCGTCCTCACCGACCTCGGCCGGGCCGCGTGGGCGAACGAGAACGGGATCCGGCACCAGGACGAGATCCCCACCGGCCGGTTCGCCACCCCGGACGAGATCGCCGCCGCCGTGCTGTTCCTGGCGGGGGAGTCGAGCGCCATGGTGAACGGGACCGACCTCCGGGTGGACGGCGGGTTCACGATCCGCTGA
- a CDS encoding zinc-binding dehydrogenase yields MSTTTEHAATTATTTIPTTMRAVVVHGPGDYRLEERPVPTPGPGELLLRTDAVGICASDLKCYHGAAKFWGDENRAAWAETDRIPGHEFVGTIVSGDDDTLAKRKVSLGDRIACEQIVPCWECRYCLEGAYWMCNVHDMFGFKGHDGAMAEYVLVPAKALTHPVSSALPGQVAAFAEPLSCAFHAVERGDIEFGDTVVIAGAGPIGLSAIAGARQKNPLRIIALDVVDAKLELARKVGADLTINIAEEDAVARVKELTDGYGADVYIEATGHPSAVPQGLNLLRKLGTFVEYSVFKDDVSVDWSIISDDKELDVRGAHLGPHTWPAAIKLLEAETLPMSEICTHQFPLERFQEALDLVGDSAGASVKVSIIPSLQA; encoded by the coding sequence ATGTCGACGACGACCGAGCACGCGGCCACGACCGCCACCACGACCATCCCCACGACGATGCGAGCCGTCGTCGTCCACGGGCCCGGCGACTACCGGCTCGAGGAACGCCCCGTGCCGACGCCCGGCCCCGGCGAACTCCTGCTCCGCACCGACGCCGTCGGCATCTGCGCGAGCGACCTGAAGTGCTACCACGGCGCCGCGAAGTTCTGGGGCGACGAGAACCGCGCCGCCTGGGCCGAGACCGATCGCATCCCCGGGCACGAGTTCGTCGGGACGATCGTCTCCGGCGACGACGACACCCTGGCGAAACGGAAGGTCTCGCTCGGGGACCGCATCGCGTGCGAACAGATCGTGCCGTGCTGGGAGTGCCGGTACTGCCTCGAGGGCGCGTACTGGATGTGCAACGTCCACGACATGTTCGGGTTCAAGGGCCACGACGGCGCGATGGCCGAGTACGTCCTCGTCCCCGCCAAGGCACTGACCCACCCGGTGTCGAGTGCCCTGCCCGGTCAGGTCGCCGCGTTCGCCGAGCCGCTGTCCTGCGCGTTCCACGCCGTCGAGCGCGGAGACATCGAGTTCGGCGACACCGTCGTGATCGCCGGCGCCGGACCGATCGGCCTCTCCGCCATCGCCGGTGCGCGGCAGAAGAACCCGCTCCGGATCATCGCCCTCGACGTGGTCGACGCGAAGCTCGAACTGGCCCGCAAGGTCGGCGCGGACCTGACGATCAACATCGCCGAGGAGGACGCGGTCGCCCGGGTCAAGGAGCTCACCGACGGCTACGGTGCCGACGTCTACATCGAGGCGACCGGCCACCCGTCCGCGGTCCCGCAGGGGCTCAACCTGCTGCGGAAGCTCGGCACCTTCGTCGAGTACTCGGTGTTCAAGGACGACGTCTCCGTCGACTGGTCGATCATCTCGGACGACAAGGAGCTCGACGTCCGCGGTGCCCACCTCGGCCCGCACACCTGGCCGGCGGCGATCAAGCTGCTCGAGGCCGAGACCCTGCCGATGTCGGAGATCTGCACGCACCAGTTCCCGCTCGAGCGGTTCCAGGAGGCGCTCGACCTGGTCGGCGACTCCGCCGGCGCGAGCGTCAAGGTCTCGATCATCCCGTCCCTGCAGGCCTGA